The Coffea arabica cultivar ET-39 chromosome 2c, Coffea Arabica ET-39 HiFi, whole genome shotgun sequence genome includes the window GCATGTTCGTGAGATATGTGCAGATGTGAGGTTGGTGTTCACAAATGCGATGAAGTACAATGATGAAAAGAGTGATGTTCATGGGATGGCCAAAACATTGTTGGCAAAGTTTGAGGAGAAGTGGCTACAATTGTTACCAAAAGTCATTGAGGAGGTAATTATTGTTATAGAAACTTATTGGTTTCCTGTTGTATGTAGGCCTTGGTATAATAGCCTCACATGGTGTAATACTATTAGCAGAACCTCACACTGATGGCTTCTGATTAGGCATAGGAAAGTTTTAGCTTTATTTGTGCTTGAGCACGGAGCAGTAGGGATCCCTGAATGTTCAGTAACATATGTTCTCTCATATGACATTCCTGGAACTTTGTTTAAGGTGAATTCTGTGTCTCCAGGAAAAGAGACGTGAAGAGGAGGAAGCAGAGGCACAGTCGAATATGCAGCTTGCTAAGCAGGCAGCTCATGCCAAAACAGCTAGAGATTTAAGCAATGAGGTATGTGATAAATGATCACTTTTGTGGCAGAAATGTGTCATCTTTGATATACAGACTGTACAGTTATACATGCCCACGTTTTTTACAACCTGCTTGACATTCTTTCAGCTTAATGAAGTCGATTCACAGGTGGAAGAACTCAGGGACATGGTAGTCAAAAAGTGCAGGTTCCATCTGATGCCAAATCTCAGTTTTACTTTGATATAATgtttatgaagaaaaaattgTGTCTTGTGCTATTATTAACCTTAAAACCACTACTGTAGAAAAATATCGCTCGAGGAGAAAAGAAACATTGGAATAGGTCTCAGTAAGTTACGTCCTGAAGATCTCACTAAGGCACTGGAAATGGTTGCCAAAACGAATTCAAAATTTGTGCTGAGAGATGAGGACCTGGAACTTGATATAGATGCCATGGTGATCATTGAACATTGTTAATTCCCccctttcctttaaaaaaaaaaaagagtattttCTTCCTGCATGTTCATAACTAACATGACTTTTCTATTTGGAATGCAGAGTGAATCCACTTTATGGAGGCTAAAATTTTTTGTCAAAGATGCATTGAGAGTGCAAGGCAGGGGTTCAAGCAATTGTGAAGAGAATAAAGCTGACAACCGAAAGGCCGCCACCAAGCTTAGCAACAACCCGGTTTCCAAAACGAAGAAAGATAAATCTGATGCTCTTGCCAATACTGCCAAAAAACGGAATAAGATGCCTGCACCTTAGCCTGTGAAGTTATAAGCATGCAGTGATGCACCACAGTGGCCATTTAGATGAAGTACCAAAATCAAATTCCTTGGAAAGGAATGAATGAGTAGTGAGTACTGAAGTCTGAATTCGCCAGTTCGGAAGTTGAAGATTACAAGGTTGACAAAGTCATTTGTCATCAATTTATGCACCTGACCTGaagaataagaaaagaaatatctCCTGTTCTGACATGCTTCCTTCTGTAAAGAAAGACAGTCAATCGAACGGTATgagatactgtgaaaaattttaGATGCATTGTCCCATTTTCTTGCGTTGGGTGCTTTTGCATGCTCGTGAATGTCTTCCTGATGTTCAGCCTTAGGACCTTATGTACAACCTGCTTGACATTCGTGCCCAATTTCCTCCACCTTAGGCTAACCCATTATTTTGGTCACTGTGCTAGGATgaaaaactttaaaatttttttttttttttttttaatggacgAATCCAAACTCCGATGAATTTTACTAATTATGGTAACAGCAACGAAAATCCTTAATACTATGAAGCTTTATTAGTTTAAAATCAAGGTATATTTACCCAATGCTCTTAGGACAAGCATTAATTGGGGCTTAGGTGTTGATTTAGGAGAAAAGCGAGACTAAAATTGATTGAGAGAACGAGGAATGCAACCAAATCGGGCCTTGTGCGTTTATTTATCAGAAAAGCTAAACTAAAATTGAGATAACGAGGAATGCAATCAATCATATAATCTGCAATAGTAGGATCAATACACATTGATTACAACCAATGAATACAACCAAGTCTATGAATATATACTAATTCTGAAAAACACTACATGAATTGTACCAAATCTCAACCTTACTCGTCTTAATTCCCACTAATAAAGAGATGCTTTGATaccattttagatttttttcacTGCAGGCTAGAGTTGAACCCTCACCAGTATAGTCCAAAGAAGGACCGGTGTCCACTGAGCTTGGATTAGGTGGTACACTATATGGGGATAaaatttagggataatttcagaaacctcccctgaggtttctgacatttacacttacctcccctgtgatttgaacaattacactgacctctcctgaggttactaatcctttacaaattcagtccaaatgattaaaatattattttagagagtgaaattagaattttgtacctgatttgtcctttgtgccacatgtccaatgaatggcaaagtattacaaattaattaacaattaataaactttaacgagcgtagtttataggcaaatacgtattgcctatttaaagtaccagctTTTTAcatgtattttactttcaaacatttactttat containing:
- the LOC113730805 gene encoding transcription factor GTE6-like — its product is MMEKVDVSNLRARNAEVVGTDAEMDKVKHSVDKLSMEVDNLDQRVNEVERFYSSKSLNQPSTSWSTSSRNNKDRERYAPSFKKLQQDASRREAAAAKRMQDLMRQFGSILRQITQHKWAWPFMQPVDVEGLGLDDYYEVIDRPMDFSTIKNQMEAKDGTGYKHVREICADVRLVFTNAMKYNDEKSDVHGMAKTLLAKFEEKWLQLLPKVIEEEKRREEEEAEAQSNMQLAKQAAHAKTARDLSNELNEVDSQVEELRDMVVKKCRKISLEEKRNIGIGLSKLRPEDLTKALEMVAKTNSKFVLRDEDLELDIDAMSESTLWRLKFFVKDALRVQGRGSSNCEENKADNRKAATKLSNNPVSKTKKDKSDALANTAKKRNKMPAP